DNA from Dama dama isolate Ldn47 chromosome 5, ASM3311817v1, whole genome shotgun sequence:
TGGGGTTCAAAGTGATGCAGACAGTAGTGAATAGGCACGTAATATTAACCAAGAAGGGTATTCATGTTAACATACTGATGAGTTAATTAATGGTCAGATGGGCATTTCAGATATTTAGGCGACAGTTTAAGAGAGTCAAGACTGATGTTTTTCCTAGTAGTCCAGGTGAGAAGTTGTGAGGTCCTAGGCTGAAGAAGCGTTTTGAAGATGGTTAGTAACACAGGCTCTGGCATCAGGTTTTGTGGGTTTTAAATCCTGACTCTGGctcttactcagttcagttcagttcagtcgctcagtcgtgtccgactctttgcgaccccatgaatcgcagcacgccaggcctccctgtccatcaccaactcccggagtttactcaaactcatgcccatcgagtcagtgatgccatcaagccatctcatcctctgtcgtccccttctcctcctgcccccaatccttcccagcatcagggtcttttccagtgaggcaactcttcacgtgaggtggccaaagtattggagtttcagcttcagtatcagtccttccaatgaacatccaggacttaatctcctttaggatggactggttggacctccttgctgtctaagggactctcaagagtcttctccaacaccacagttcaaaagcatcaatttttcagcactcagctttcttcacagtccaactctcacatccatacatgaccactggaaaaacctaggCTGTTGATCTAAGCCTTTAAGCctaaatttcctcatctgtgaaacaggaatAATATCAGCACCCACTTCATAGTGTTGAGGGGActgaaataatacatgtaaagtccttagaacagtgcctggtacaaatactcaataaatgtcaacttttgaagTTACTGTAGGACTGATTAAATGAATGGAGGATGGGAATAAATTAGAACTCGTTCAGTAAgtttatgtattattttccaGAATAAGCAAAagtgttttttcaaaaatatttttgttataatgTCAGACCTATAGAAGATTTGCAAGAATACTCCAAAGGGTAACATTTCTCTCTTGTTCATaaatatatggtatatatgtaccatatataccatatatttatatagtaatatacatattttttctaatGGTATAAGAATAAGTTCCAGACATGGTGAtctaaatatttcagtgtatgtTTCTTAAAACCATGGAATTCTCATATATAACCACAATATAGTGATCAAAACAGGACATTAATATAAACACACTTGATACAGTACTATTATCTGATCTGCAGGTTTTGTTCAAATTCCATCACTTATCCCAATAATGTCCTTTATAGCAGAAGAAAATTTAGGCTCATGCGTCATATTCAGTTGTCATATCCCTTTAGTCTTCTTTAAGCTGGAATAGTTCCTAAGCCATCTGTTGTGTTTCATGACATTGCTGACATAGCTACTTTTAGAGTAtaggctgtttttttcttttgaagaaagtCCCTCAGTTTGGCTTTGTCTATTTCCTCATGATCAGATTCAGGTTATGAACTTTCAGCAGGAATGCCATGGAAGTGCTGTTGAGGTCTTAATGCAGTTTACCAGGAggcacatagtgtgtgtgtgttccattcTATGATGTTAACTTTGAACATTTCATGAAGGTGCTGCCTATCTGTCATTTTTCTCCAAACTGTGCTGGTTCttttcctctgcattgcaaggagtCTGTTGTGCTCATTTGGAAGAGTACTACACAACAATGTGTTATCGTTTTCAGAAATAAGAATAACTTTTGTAGTTTTTTGTACTGTCATAAAATGTAAACagtttttctgtaagtttgagatTGTTTTAAATATGAAGCACTGAAAGAGTACTTTTATAAATTACATACCTACACTTATATTTAGTGGCATTGATGTGGGTAATTACTTTTTTTGGACAATCCTATTAATAGGAAAGGATGATTACTTTTACTTTGTATAACTTACTTTATAGTTTTATGTTGTTGTATTAGGGCCTGCACCCTAGAATAATAGCTGAAGGCTTTGAAATTGCAAAAATAAAGGCACTTGAAGTTTTGGaacaagttaaaattaaaaaagagatgaaGAGAGAAATCCTTTTAGATGTGGCTAGAACATCTCTACAAACTAAGGTTCATCCTCAACTGGCTGATGTGTTAACAGAGGTATGTAGTTAAACTTTTGCAGAATGAGTACAGACTAACACAtggtgacatttttctttttcttataatcaACTatttgtgtgtgcttgtgtgtgtctgtgtgtgtgtgtgtgtatgcatgtgcatgtgcgtgcatgcatgtgcgcacgctcagttgtgtcctactctttgtgacaccatggactctttgcttctctgcccatggagttttccatgcaagaatattggagtgggttgccatttccttctccaggggatcttcccaacccagggatggaatctgcatctcttatgtctcctgcattggtaggtagattctttaccactgtgccacctgggacgcTCCCAGTCAACTATGACATGTGGTTCTTTTGAACATACAATAAAATATGGAagacaaacatttatttataggCTTATTTATAGAATAGATTTGATTGGTCAGAACAGTAtgtataatttttcaaaagtgtCATATTAaaccttttgttaaaaaaaaaataaaccttttgtTGAAAAAGTTGGGAGGGGCTTGGCTGCCTGTGGCTCACCCCCTCTGGACACCATTGGAGTTATATACTGGTCTCCTAAAGCTAAAGGTCCATATTTATTATGCAAGCTTGAGGACATGGTTTTGACAGTGTACCTTGTAATTGAGATTACCACTTTAATGAACATGATAGAGTTGATAGATAATATTCAAATCTGGGAAATGTATACTTGTTTACTTATAAAggtagaatatataaatataatatcagGACAAGGTTGGGGATTTTGGGAAGGTTTTTTTTATCAGATACCTATAGTTTGATGATGTCGTCATTGTCCTTCCGCTTTACAGTTTTTGAAACTTGAGTGTGTTAGTGTATCAGGAATGAAGAGTTcataacaaaaaaattcacaagacATTGACATATAAATCAGAATTGTATCTTACTAATTTACtttgagaaatacaaatactaaaTGGACTGAAACACCTGAGTTCTTTCTAGTCAGttcttccattcagttcagttgctctgtcgtgtctgactctttgcagccccatgcactgcagcacgccaggcttccctgtccatcaccaactcccagagcttactcaaactcatgtgcattgagtgagtgatgccatccaaccatctcatgctgtcgtccccttctcctcccacctccagtctttcccagcatcagggtcttttccgatgagtcagttcttcacatcaggtggccaaaatattggagtttcaacttcagaatcagtccttctaatgcatattcagggctgatttcctttagaatggaatagttggatcgccttgcagtcccagggactctcaagagtcttctccaactccacagttcaaaaacatcaattctttggcactcagctttcctttatagtccaactctcacatccatacatgactaccggaaaaaccatagctttgaccagatggacctttgttggcaaagtaatgtctctgctttttaatatgctgtctaggttggtcatagcttttcttccaaggagcaatgtcttaatttcatggctgcagtcaccatccacagtgattttggagcctcccaaaataaagtctgtcactgtttccccatctatttgccatgaagtgatgggaccagatgccatgatcttggttttctgaatgttgagttttaagccaactttttcactctcctctttcactttcatcaagaggctctttagttgtacttcacttttctgccataagggtggtgtcatttgcatatctgaggttattgatactcctcctagcagtcttgattccagcttgtgcttcattcagcccggcattttgcatgatgtattcagcatataagttaaataggcagcataagaatatatattcctgtgtactcctttcccaatttggaaccagtctgttgttccatgtccagttctaactgttgcttcttgagcttcataacagatttctcaggcagcaggtcaggtggtctggtattcccatctctttcagaattttccagtttgttgtgatccacacaaaggctttggcgtagtcagtaaagcaaaagtagatgtttttctggagctctcttgctttttccatggtgCAGGGggtgtttgcaatttgatctctggttcctgtgccctttctaaatccagcttgaacatctggaagttcatggttcacgtactgttgaagcctggcttggagaattttggccattactttgctagcatgtgagatgagtgcaactgtgtggtagtttgagcattctttggcattgcctttctttgggattggaatgaaaactgaccttttccagtcctgtggccactgctgagctttccagatttgctggcatgttgagtgcaccacgttcacagcatcatcttttaggatttgaaatagctcaactggaattccatcccctccgctagctttgttcgtagtgatgcttcctagggcccacttgactttgcattccaggatgtctggctctaggtgagtgatcacaccatcgtggttatctgggtcatgaagatcttttttgtatagttctgtgtattcttcccatcctttcttaatatcttctgcttctgttaggtccatatcatttctgttctttattgagcccatctttgcatgaaatgttcccttggtatctctaattttctctaagagatctctagtctttcccattctattgttttcctctatttctttgcattgatcactgaggaaggctttcttatctctccttgctattccttggaactctgcattcaaatgggtatatctttccttttctcttttgccttttgcttctcttcttttctcagctatttgtaagacctcctcagacaaccattttgccttattgcatttgtttttcttggggatggtcttgatcactgcctcctgtacagtgtcacaaacctctgtccatggttcttcaggcacctAGTCTATCAAGTCtgtcttgaatctatttgtcacttccactgtgtaattgtaagggatttgatttaggtcatacctgaatggtctagtggttttccctactttcttcaatttacgtctgaatgtggcaataagttcacctgagtcacagtcagttcctggtcttgttttgctgactgtacaaagcttcttcatctttggctgcaaagaatataatcagtctgatttcagtattgaccctctggtgatgtccatgtgtagagtcttgtgttgttggaagatggtgtttgctatgacctgtgcgttctcttggcaaaaccctgtcAGCCTTTGCACTGCTTCAGTTTGTACTCCAacgacaaatttgcctgttactccaggtagttcttgacttcctacttttgcattccagtccccaataatgaaaaggacatcttttttacgggctagttctagaaggtcttgtaggtcttcatagaaccattcaagttcatattcttcagcattactggtcggggcatagacttggattaccgtgatattcagtggtttgccttggaaatgaagagagatcatcctcttgtttttgagattgtatccaagtactgcatttcagactcttctgttgactgtgagggctactccattttttctaagggattcttgcccacagtagtagatatatggtcatctgagttaaattcacccattccagtccattttagttcgctgattcctaaaatgttgatgttccctcttgccatcttctgtttgaccacttcccatttgccttgattcatggacctaacattccaggtttgtatgcaatattgttctttacagcattggagtttacttccatcaccaatcacatccacaactgggtattgttttctctttgactctgcctctccattctttctggagttatttctccactgatctccagtagcatattgggcacctgccgacctggggagttcatctttcagtgtcatacctttttgccttttcatactgttcatggtgttctcaaggcaagaatattgaaatggtttgccattcccttctccagtggatcacgttttgtcagaactctccaccatgaccaatccgtcttgggtggccctacatggcatggttcatagtttcattgagttagacaaggctgtggtccatgtgatcagtttaattagttttctatgattgtggttttcattctgtcttccctctgatggagaaggataacaggcttatggaagcttcccaATGGGAGAGACAGGCTGAGGGGGGAAACTAGGACTTGTTTTGATGGGCGGGgccgtgctcagtaaatgtttaatccAGTTTCcttttgatgggcagggctgtgttccctccccatTGCTTACCAATAAGAAAACTGACTGAGGAAATCAAACTATGAAATTAAAGCATTTTCTTGCTGAGCAGAGTCTAAATAAAGACTGCTATATTTTCTGCATTTAGAGTATATATATCACATGACCCAGAATCTTCCAGCTCTCTAATTAGGGCCCCCATTCTCTTTTAGAGCTATAGAAACACTGTATACTCTAATTTTCCAATAGTTTATCATTATTTCCCATTAGTCATCAAACCCTTAAATCATATTCTCTCAGTAAACTTTTCCaagatacagatttttttccctttgtttgtaTTTTAGGGTGGTTATACTACAGCACTTAATTTCTGTAGTCAGTTATTTTCATATTACTTTTTGAGTTAAGCTATAGGCTGTGTTGTGTTGTGCTTCTCAAATTACATATCCCTGGGGATATTTGGCAAAATAAATGAGACATATCTTTCTGGAGTGtcaattttactttacaattttgAGGGAaaccattattttctttttttttttttttttcacaaaaccACTCAAGCATTTAATTAAATAACTAAGTAGGCACAGTTTTCTCCTATCATTCTGTTACCAGTTTCACTTCCTTTGGCTGTTTTTTTATCATGTCCTGATTTTCAAGGAAAACACAGAATATTGATAAGCAAAGTCCATATTCTTTGaccattttgttttttgacttttCTTCTTAACTCACTAACTTTGTGAGCTCAGTATATTCTTCCTTTGCACCACGACCAGGACCCAGTATATGAAGCCTAATGAAATGGCATATTTAACAGAACACATATCCCTGATGAAGGTCCGTGTGGTGAGCGACTAGAAGGTGCAGTCCCAACGGACCAGAGGCAACTGACTTCCTTTAGCTTACAGCAGCAAAGCTGATGTTAAACTGCAAAGAAAGGgctgattttaaaaatcttcGTAAGTgaccaaaataaaaatctttaagttAAAGAAAACTAATGCTTTGAGGTAGATGATGCTGTGGTCAGATAACAAAgtcataaagatataaaaataaaactgagggaAAAAAGCACTGATTTCAAATTATCTTCTTTTATGTTTGGATGCAAACACTTCCAGTTCAAAGTTTAAGCACAAAATCCAGGTATGCCATGTGGTGGACTTGCTTCTTCAACAGGAGATGAACTTGGCGCCCAATGGAAGGAATCGGCTCTCATGAACAGCAAACCACAAAATGATTGTCCCCGTGAAGAAGCCGGTGACTCTGCGTTAGACTTTTCCAGCTTGCCTCATTCCCCAAGTTCAGGTTTTAGAATCTAAAAGTCTTCTTCAGCATTTAACTAGTTCTTTGCTGGTGGAAGGGGCTGGGACTGTCTCTCCACACGTGAACTGATCCTTGTCATAAATCACTTTTATAATGAGAGAGCAGCTAGGGCACGTTGCCACGTCTTCCCCGTTCTCCAAATCTTCCTTGGTGATGCAGAAGTTATCCCCACACGGGCAGGGGTAGAAGTAGGTCTCCGAGTCCTCGTCGTATTGGAAGTCCTCGATCTCCACCTCGTCGTGAAATACCGCCGTCGTCACTGGGACCGGCACAGGTCCGTCACTTTCGCCGTCCGATCCAGGCCGGGGCCCTGGGCCAACTTCCcattattttcacattaaaaCAAATGTGCAAAACAATGCTATAAATCAACTTTACTccagtaaaattaaaaacaaaaaccaaatgtaTATATTGTGGCATGACATGGAAGAGTTTCATGGTAAAacagaagaattaaaaatttCATGTTGTTAGAGTGAGCAAATTTGAACTCTTTCCTGAGAttacatttccttcttttccattAAGGTGTCCTCTAGTGGAAAAGTCTGAGTCATGTTGGTCTAGTAGGCTTGGCAGTTAAAGACACCTCTGATTTCTAGTCCTGACTACTACTGTTAGACTACCTGTTAGACTTTGTTTTAAGACCATAATTCTTAAAGTCTTCTCTGTTAAATGAAGGGTTTGGACCTGATAATCTCTGAAGTTCATGTAGGCTCTAAAGTATCCATTGGCATTGGTTATCATTAGTGTCCCTGAGAAAGTGGTATTTTTTTTGTCTTGCCCTGTGTTTTGGAGCCTGAAACACTTTATCTGCTTAGTCTAGTGATCAATTACTAGGGCCAGTGGTTTCTTTCAGTAGACCAAATAGTTTAACGTTCTAATCCATTT
Protein-coding regions in this window:
- the LOC133057947 gene encoding diphthamide biosynthesis protein 3-like, with the translated sequence MVLKQSLTVGPGPRPGSDGESDGPVPVPVTTAVFHDEVEIEDFQYDEDSETYFYPCPCGDNFCITKEDLENGEDVATCPSCSLIIKVIYDKDQFTCGETVPAPSTSKELVKC